The Streptomyces sp. DG1A-41 genomic sequence GCAGGGCGGGGCGTTCCCGGATGCCGTGCCGGCCGAGCACCAGTACCGCCGCCGCGATCAGCGCGATGAGGGTGAGGCCGTAGGAGAGGTAGCAGGTCAGGCCGAAGAGGAGGCCGGACGCCCCCGCCCACCCCAGCGAGCGTCTCGTGACCGCCAGTGCCAGCAGTGCCACCGCCCACGCCGCCACCCCGGCGAAGTACGCGTCGGCCGAGGTGCCCATCCACACGGCGGCCGGGGCCAGGACGAGGAAGGGGGCCGCCCTGCGCGCGAGGGCCTCGTCGGCCATGACGCGGATCGTGACCAGCACGGCGACGCAGGCCGTCGCCCCGACGGTGATGCACCACATGCCCGCCCAGCCGCCGCCCCGCAGCCCGATCCGGTCGAGCAGGACGAAGGTGAGTGTGGCGGCGGGCGGGTGGCCGGCGATGTGGGCGGGCCAGTTGTCCGGCGAGTCGAGGAGGATGTGGTGGGTGAAGTCCCTCAGCGCTGCCGGGATGTCGTCGAAGCGGTCGATGACCTGGAGGTACTCGTAGCGGGTGGTGAGACGGCGCGCGATGCCCCGGTCCCAGCCGTCGATCAGGGCCAGGGAGCAGATCCACGCCGTGGCCGTGCCCCAGGTCAGGGGGAGCAGCGTCCGCCAGGGGAGCCGGGCCGCGAGGGCGGGGCCGTACGCCACGGTGGCGACCGCCAGCAGGACGGCCGCCGGAGTGCCGGGGCCCAGGTGGGGGCCCCAGGACGCCAGCAGCGGGGGCCAGCTGACGAACAGCGTGCGGCTGGTGTCCTGGATGTGGCGGCCGACCAGGACGGCGGCCGTCACCAACAGGGCAGCGGCCCCGACGGCGTACAGGTCACGACGGAGGGAGCGGGTCACAGCCGGAACGCTAGGCCGACAGGGCGGGCGCGGGCCGCCGTCCGGGCCGGACGTCAGCGTTTCGTCATGGGTTGCGCACCCTTTCCCGGGGTGTTCCGGGCCTACGGTCGGGCCATGCGAGACGACCCACGGCTTCCCTCCTCGCCCGGCTTCTGGCGCAGCCCCCTGCGTGGCCCCTGGCTCACCTCCGTGCTGGGCCTCGTCCTGCTCGCCGGCATCACCGTGCTGTTCGTGACGGGCCTGGTGTCCTACGCCGCCTACAACCCGGACCTGTCGCCGGTGAACGACAAGACCCCGGACAAGGGCATCCTCGGCTTCTACCTCTTCGCCTGGCCGACGCACCCGCACTGGCTGTACCGGCTCAATCAGGGCGTCCACGTCACCTTGGGCATCACCCTGATCCCCGTCCTGCTCGCCAAGCTGTGGTCCGTGATCCCGAGGCTGTTCGCGCTGCCGCCGGCCCGCTCGCTCGCGCACGCGCTGGAGCGGATCTCGCTGCTGCTCCTGGTGGGCGGTGCGCTGTTCGAGTTCGTGACCGGTGTGCTCAACGTCCAGCTCGACTACGTCTTCCCCGGTTCCTTCTACCCGCTGCACTTCTACGGAGCGTGGGTGTTCTTCGCCGCCTTCGTCGCCCACGTGCTGCTGAAGATGCCCACGGCGCTGCGCAACCTGCGGCACCTGCGGGAGGAGAGGAACGACCTCGTGTCGCCGCGCCCCGCCGAGCCGACCGTCTCCCGCCGGGGCGCGCTGTGGTTCGTCGGGGGCGGCTCGCTGCTGCTGTTCGCGACGACGGCGGGGCAGAACTTCGACGGACCCCTGCGGCGCACCGCCCTCCTCGCACCGCACGGCGGCGGCGACCCCGGCAGCGGCCCGAACGGCTTCCAGATCAACAAGACCGCCGCCTACGCCGGGATCGACACGGCCGAGACGGGCCAGGACGCCTGGCGGCTCGTCGTGACGGGGCCCGCGGGCACCGTCCGCCTCAGCCGGGCCCGGCTCGCCGAACTCCCCTTGCACAGCTCGGCGTTGCCCATCGCCTGCGTGGAGGGCTGGTCGACGTCGGACCAGTGGTGGCGCGGGGTGCGGCTGCGTGACCTCGCGGCGCTCGCCGGCTACGACGCCGACAACCCGCCGGACGTGTTCGTCGAGTCCCTCCAGCGGCGCGGCGCCTTCCGTAGCGCCGCCCTGCGCGCCAACCAGGTGGCCGACCCGCGATCCCTGCTCGCCCTCTACGTCAACGGCGAGGAACTGTCCCCCGACCACGGCTACCCGGCACGGATCATCGTGCCCGCGGCACCCGGTGTGCTGAACACCAAGTGGGTGGCCCGGATGACGTTCGGAGACCTGTGATGCGCCGGCCGCGGATCCCCGTCGGAAGCCCCTTCCCCCTCCTCCTGCTCGCCTGCTCGTTCGCGCTCGCCGCCTACGCGGGCGTGCGGCTGCTCGCCGGTGACTGGTTCGGCGTGGCGCTGTGGTTCGTGGGCGCGGCGCTGCTGCACGACCTGGTGCTGCTGCCGTTGTACGTGGCCCTGGACCGGGCGGTCGTACGAGGGCTCGGCGCGCGCCGGGAGTGGGTGCCGTACGTGCGCGTACCGGCGGCCCTCTCCGGGCTGCTGCTCCTCGTGTGGTTCCCGCTGATCAGCGGCATGGTGGAGCGGCGTTACCGGTCCGCCACCGGGCTGCCGGCGGACGTGTTCCTCGCCCGCTGGCTGCTGATCACCGCCGTCCTCTTCGGCGGTTCGGCGCTGCTGCTGGCGGGGCGCCTGCTGCGGGTGCGCAGGGCGGCGAAGCGGCGCCCGCCGGCCGTCCACTGACCGGCCCGCGTCCAGCCCCGGGCGTACCGGAGCAGGGCGGGCGTGCCGAGGCGCGCCCAGGGGAAGGGGTCGCCGGCACCGCGTGCGTCCGTGAGGCCGACGACCCGCACCTGGGCGCGTTCGTCGATGTCCACCGGCGCGGTCTCGGCGATCAACAGGCCGCCGGGGCGCAGGAGTCCGGCCACTCGGTCCAGCAGGTCGCGCGGGTCGCCGCCGATGCCGATGTTGCCGTCCATGAGCAGGACGGTGTCCCAGCGGCCCTCGCCGGGCAGCGGCTCGAACACCGAGCGCCGCAGGGCCTGACCCCCCATGCGTACGGTGTGGTCGACGGCGGCGGCGCTGACGTCGATGCCGAGTACGGCCCGGCCCCGGGCGGCGAGTTCCGCCACCAGCCGGCCGGGCCCGCACCCCACGTCCAGCACGGTCCCCTCGCACCGGTCCAGCACGTCCCGGTCCACCGCATCGGCCCGCGCACACCAGCGCTCCACCTCCAGCGGCAGCAGCCAGCCGTCGGCCCGCCGCAGGAACAGCGGCCCGTGACCGGCACGCAGGGCAGCGGCGTAGGGGTCGGCGGTCGCCCAGGCGACGGCGGTGCCGGGCGGGGCGCTCACCGGGACACGGCCGGGCGGGAGGCCGACTCACCGGCCGGCTGGGTGTCCCGCGGGGCTTGGCCGGGGGAGTCCGGTCGTCGGCTGGCTGATGGGGCGTCCGGTTCCGCCGTACACCGAGCCAGCCGCCCCGCGAACCGCCCGTCCGGGGCCAGCGCGGCGACAGCGTGGGCGTCGGCCTCCGTGTCGACGTCGCGCAGGCGGGGCAGGTCGCGGACCCGCAGGCCCGCCGCGACGAGCCGGTCCCGCTGGACCGCTCCCGTCGCGGAGGTCGACATGGGCACGCCCCGCAGCAGCGCGGGGTCGGGGCGGGCCAGGCCGAGGGCCCAGAAGCCGCCGTCCTCGGCCGGGCCGAACCAGGCGTCGCAGCCGGCGAAGTCCACGGTGAGCAGCTCCGGCGTCACCTGCGGGGTATCCATGCCGATGAGCAGGGCAGGGCCGGCGCAGCGCGCGAAGGCGTCCGCCAGCCGCTCGTCGAGACCGCCCGCGCACTGCGGTACGACGTCGAAGCCGGGCGGCAGCCACGGGCCGGGGCTCCCGTCGAGGACGAGGACCTTGCGGTCGGCCGGGGTCGCCGCGACCGCGTCCAGGGTGTCGGCGAGGGACGCCTCGGCGAGGGACGCGGCCTCCCGGGGCGTGAACGGCGGGGTGAGCCGGGTCTTGACCCGGCCGGGACGAGGCTCCTTGGCGATGACGAGGAGTGCGGTCACTGTGCGCCCCTTCCGACGGCGGGAGTCTCGCCGGGCGTTTGGGCGGCGGGAGTGTCGCCGGGTTCTCCCGCGGCCGGAGCGTCGCCGGGCGCCTCGCCCAGCACGCGGCTCATGTCCCGTACGGCCTGCCAGGTGCCGCGCCATGTGCCCGTCACCTTCGAGGCCCCGGTGCGCGGCAGATACGGCACGTCGTGCTCGGCGATCCGCCAGCCGGCGTCGGCCGCGCGCACCACCATCTGGAGCGGATAGCCGCTGCGCCGGTCGGTGAGGCCGAGGGCGAGCAGCGGCTCGCGGCGGGCGGCGCGCAGGGGGCCGAGGTCGTGCAGCCGCAGCCCGGTGCGGCGGCGCAGCATCCGCGCGAGCGCGAGGTTCCCGGCACGGGCGTGCGCGGGCCACGCGCCCCGGCCCTGCGGACGCCGCCGGCCGAGGATGAGGTCGGCCTCGCCGCCTCGCACCTCGCGCACGAAGGGCACGAGGAGCGACGGATCGAGGGAGGCGTCGCAGTCGCAGAAGCACACCACGTCCGCGGTGGCGGCGGTCAGCCCGGCGTGGCAGGCCGCGCCGAAGCCCCGGCGCGGCTCGTGCACGACGGTCGCGCCGAACGCGCGGGCGATCCGGTCCGAGCCGTCGGTGGAACCGTTGTCGACGACGAGTGCGCGCCAGCCCGGCGGGATCCGTTCGAGCACCCAGGGCAGGGCCTCGGCCTCGTTCAGGCAGGGCAGCACCACGTCGACGTCGGAAGATGTCGTCGTCACGGTTTCACCCTACGAAGACGAAACGGGCATACCGGACTTCCGCTCCTTACGAAACGCGGACGTCGGCGGCCGAGGAGGCGTCCGGACAGGCCATCGCCGGCGGTCCGGTGCGAGGCTGGAGCCATGCAGCAGCCCCATCAGCACGAGGAGACCCTCGACGGGCCCCCGCGGGTCCTGGTCGTCGACGACGATCCGACCGTCGCCGAGGTCGTCGCCGGGTATCTGGACCGCGCCGGTTACGTCGTCGACCGCGCCGACGACGGCCCGACCGCCCTCACCCGTGCCGCCGCGCACTGGCCGGACCTGGTCGTCCTCGACCTGATGCTGCCCGGGATGGACGGCCTGGAGGTGTGCCGACGGCTGCGAGGGCAGGGGCCGGTCCCGGTCATCATGCTCACCGCACGCGGCGACGAGGACGACCGCATCCTGGGCCTGGAGGTCGGCGCCGACGACTACGTCACCAAGCCCTTCAGCCCCCGCGAGCTGGTGCTGCGCGTGGAGTCGGTGCTGCGCCGCAGCCGGCCCGCCGCCCCCGGGCACCAGCTGGGAGCGGCCGGTCTGACCGTCGACCCGGCAGCCCGCCGGGCCACCAAGAGCGGCACCGAACTCGCCCTGACTCTCCGCGAGTTCGACCTGCTCTCCTTCTTCCTGCGGCACCCGGGACGGGCCTTCGGCCGCGAGGACCTGATGCGCGAGGTGTGGGGCTGGGACTTCGGCGATCTGTCGACCGTCACGGTCCACGTCCGCCGCCTGCGCGGCAAGGTCGAGGACGACCCGGCCCGCCCCCGCCTGATCCAGACCGTGTGGGGCGTGGGCTACCGCTTCGACCCCACGGGAGAGGAGACCGGATCGTGAACGACACCCTCCTCATCGCCCTGTACGCCTTCGTCGGCGCCGCGGCCACCGGCCTGGCCGGAGCCGTTGCACTGCGCCTGATCCGGCGCCGCTCGCTCACCGCCTCGCTCGCCGTGGTCGCGGCGGTCGGCGTCGTCGCGATGCTCGCGGGCACGCTCGCCGTCGCCTGGGCGATGTTCCTGTCGCCGCACGACCTGTCCGTCGTCACGACCGTCGTCGCCATGGCGGCCGTCGTCTCCCTGGCGACCGCGCTGCTGCTGGGCCGCTGGGTCGTCGCCCGCAGCCGCGAACTCGCCGTGGCCGCACGCTCCTTCGGCGACGGCGGGGACTTCGCCGCCCCCGACGGCCCGACGACCGCCGAACTGCACCACCTGAGCCGCGAACTGGCCGCCACCAGCGCCAGACTCGCCGAATCCCGGGAGCGGGAACGCGCGTTGGAGACCTCCCGGCGCGAACTCGTCGCCTGGATCTCGCACGATCTGCGCACCCCGCTGGCCGGTCTGCGCGCCATGTCGGAGGCCCTGGAGGACGGTGTCGCCGCCGACCCCGGCCGCTATCTGAAGCAGATCCGCACCGAGGTCGAACGCCTCAACGACATGGTCGGCGACCTCTTCGAACTCTCCCGCATCCACGCCGGCACCCTGCCCCTGGCCCCCACCCGGATCTCCCTGTACGACCTGGTGGGCGACGCGCTGGCGGGAGCCGATCCGCTCGCCCGGGAGCTCGGGGTGCGGCTGGTGGGCGGCCGTATCGCGCCGGTGCCGGTGGAGGTGGACGGCAAGGAGATGAGCCGGGTGCTGGGCAACCTGCTGGTCAACGCCATCCGCCGGACCCCGGCCGACGGCACGGTCGCCGTCACCGCGGAGCGCTCCCCCGAGGGCGTGGTGCTGTCGGTGACGGACGGCTGCGGCGGCATCCCCGACGAGGACCTGCCGCGGGTCTTCGACACCGGCTGGCGCGGCACGCACGCCCGGACGCCCCCGGCCGGCGCGGGGCTCGGCCTCGCCATCGTCCGGGGGATCGTGGAGGCGCACCAGGGCCGGGCCACCGTACGGAACATCCCCGGCGGCTGCCGTTTCGAGGTGGTGCTGCCCGCCGCCGCTTCGTAACACGGGCAGCACCACCGGTCTTTCGCGAGCCGGACCCCAGAGGAGGTCGACGGCTCCTACGCGTCCCGCATCCCGGCCCGCGCGAACTCCGCCATGCCCTCCTCGAACCCGACCTGTGGCTTCCAGCCCAGCGCGTCCCGCAGCCGCGCGGAGTCGGCGGTGATGTGCCGTACGTCCCCGAGCCGGTACTCGCCGGTGACGACGGGCTCGGGCCCGCCGTACGCGGCGGCCAGCGCCCGGGCCATCTCGCCGACCGTGTGCGGGTCGCCGCTGCCCGTGTTGTACGCCGTGAGCACGCCCGGCGCGGCCTCCGCCTCCAGCGCCACGGCATTGGCCCGCGCCACGTCCCGGACGTGCACGAAGTCCCTGCGCTGCCGCCCGTCCTCGAACACGCGCGGTGCCTCGCCCCGGGCGAGCGCCGAGCGGAAGAAGGAGGCGACACCGGCGTACGGGGTGTCGCGGGGCATGCCGGGCCCGTACACGTTGTGGTAGCGCAGCGACACCGCCGAACCGCCCGTGCAGCGGGCCCAGGCGGCGGCCAGGTGCTCCTGGGCCAGCTTGGTCGTCGCGTACACGTTCCGTGGATCGGCCGGGACGTCCTCGCCGACCAGCCCGGGGACGAGGTCCGCCCCGCACACCGGGCACGGCGGCTCGAACCGGCCGGCGCCGAGGTCGGTGACGGCACGCGGCCCGGGCCGTACGACCCCGTGCCGGGGGCACTCGTACCGCCCCTCCCCGTAG encodes the following:
- a CDS encoding molybdopterin-dependent oxidoreductase, producing the protein MRDDPRLPSSPGFWRSPLRGPWLTSVLGLVLLAGITVLFVTGLVSYAAYNPDLSPVNDKTPDKGILGFYLFAWPTHPHWLYRLNQGVHVTLGITLIPVLLAKLWSVIPRLFALPPARSLAHALERISLLLLVGGALFEFVTGVLNVQLDYVFPGSFYPLHFYGAWVFFAAFVAHVLLKMPTALRNLRHLREERNDLVSPRPAEPTVSRRGALWFVGGGSLLLFATTAGQNFDGPLRRTALLAPHGGGDPGSGPNGFQINKTAAYAGIDTAETGQDAWRLVVTGPAGTVRLSRARLAELPLHSSALPIACVEGWSTSDQWWRGVRLRDLAALAGYDADNPPDVFVESLQRRGAFRSAALRANQVADPRSLLALYVNGEELSPDHGYPARIIVPAAPGVLNTKWVARMTFGDL
- a CDS encoding methyltransferase domain-containing protein, which translates into the protein MSAPPGTAVAWATADPYAAALRAGHGPLFLRRADGWLLPLEVERWCARADAVDRDVLDRCEGTVLDVGCGPGRLVAELAARGRAVLGIDVSAAAVDHTVRMGGQALRRSVFEPLPGEGRWDTVLLMDGNIGIGGDPRDLLDRVAGLLRPGGLLIAETAPVDIDERAQVRVVGLTDARGAGDPFPWARLGTPALLRYARGWTRAGQWTAGGRRFAALRTRSRRPASSSAEPPKRTAVISSQRARNTSAGSPVADR
- a CDS encoding DUF2064 domain-containing protein, which translates into the protein MTALLVIAKEPRPGRVKTRLTPPFTPREAASLAEASLADTLDAVAATPADRKVLVLDGSPGPWLPPGFDVVPQCAGGLDERLADAFARCAGPALLIGMDTPQVTPELLTVDFAGCDAWFGPAEDGGFWALGLARPDPALLRGVPMSTSATGAVQRDRLVAAGLRVRDLPRLRDVDTEADAHAVAALAPDGRFAGRLARCTAEPDAPSASRRPDSPGQAPRDTQPAGESASRPAVSR
- a CDS encoding glycosyltransferase family 2 protein is translated as MTTTSSDVDVVLPCLNEAEALPWVLERIPPGWRALVVDNGSTDGSDRIARAFGATVVHEPRRGFGAACHAGLTAATADVVCFCDCDASLDPSLLVPFVREVRGGEADLILGRRRPQGRGAWPAHARAGNLALARMLRRRTGLRLHDLGPLRAARREPLLALGLTDRRSGYPLQMVVRAADAGWRIAEHDVPYLPRTGASKVTGTWRGTWQAVRDMSRVLGEAPGDAPAAGEPGDTPAAQTPGETPAVGRGAQ
- a CDS encoding response regulator transcription factor — translated: MQQPHQHEETLDGPPRVLVVDDDPTVAEVVAGYLDRAGYVVDRADDGPTALTRAAAHWPDLVVLDLMLPGMDGLEVCRRLRGQGPVPVIMLTARGDEDDRILGLEVGADDYVTKPFSPRELVLRVESVLRRSRPAAPGHQLGAAGLTVDPAARRATKSGTELALTLREFDLLSFFLRHPGRAFGREDLMREVWGWDFGDLSTVTVHVRRLRGKVEDDPARPRLIQTVWGVGYRFDPTGEETGS
- a CDS encoding HAMP domain-containing sensor histidine kinase, with the protein product MNDTLLIALYAFVGAAATGLAGAVALRLIRRRSLTASLAVVAAVGVVAMLAGTLAVAWAMFLSPHDLSVVTTVVAMAAVVSLATALLLGRWVVARSRELAVAARSFGDGGDFAAPDGPTTAELHHLSRELAATSARLAESRERERALETSRRELVAWISHDLRTPLAGLRAMSEALEDGVAADPGRYLKQIRTEVERLNDMVGDLFELSRIHAGTLPLAPTRISLYDLVGDALAGADPLARELGVRLVGGRIAPVPVEVDGKEMSRVLGNLLVNAIRRTPADGTVAVTAERSPEGVVLSVTDGCGGIPDEDLPRVFDTGWRGTHARTPPAGAGLGLAIVRGIVEAHQGRATVRNIPGGCRFEVVLPAAAS
- a CDS encoding NAD-dependent epimerase/dehydratase family protein, with translation MRVLVTGGAGFIGSPVVAVLRERGHEAVVFDVREDAGADVRDPAAVGRALAGVDAVCHQAAKVGLGDGVADAAEYVSHNDLATAVLLAAMAEAGVRRLVLAGSMVVYGEGRYECPRHGVVRPGPRAVTDLGAGRFEPPCPVCGADLVPGLVGEDVPADPRNVYATTKLAQEHLAAAWARCTGGSAVSLRYHNVYGPGMPRDTPYAGVASFFRSALARGEAPRVFEDGRQRRDFVHVRDVARANAVALEAEAAPGVLTAYNTGSGDPHTVGEMARALAAAYGGPEPVVTGEYRLGDVRHITADSARLRDALGWKPQVGFEEGMAEFARAGMRDA